A window of Calditrichia bacterium contains these coding sequences:
- a CDS encoding AAA family ATPase has product MQIIAIYHSKGGVGKTTTSVNLAYQAAQSGQRTLICDLDPQAASTFYFRVKPKIKSGVKGFVKGGKQLAQNIKATDFENLDLLPADFRFRSMDLELAETKKSKKRLPKILADVAEDYDLIILDCPPNLSNVSENIFNAADKIVVPLIPTTLSVRSFEQILRFFEKKGYKTRKIIAFFSMVEKRKLLHREVMAEMISGYDNILPVAIPFRSDVEKMGIYRTPVQLLAPRSPVVKAYRELWKALQTPAK; this is encoded by the coding sequence TTGCAAATAATCGCAATTTATCACAGCAAAGGCGGTGTGGGTAAAACCACAACTTCGGTAAATCTGGCGTATCAGGCGGCGCAGAGCGGGCAACGAACGCTCATTTGCGATCTCGATCCGCAGGCTGCATCCACATTCTATTTCCGGGTGAAGCCCAAAATCAAATCCGGTGTTAAAGGATTTGTAAAAGGCGGTAAACAGCTTGCCCAAAATATCAAGGCAACCGATTTTGAGAATCTGGATTTGCTGCCGGCGGATTTCCGTTTTCGAAGTATGGATCTGGAATTGGCGGAAACCAAAAAATCGAAAAAACGCCTGCCTAAAATTCTGGCGGATGTGGCGGAAGATTATGATTTGATCATTCTCGATTGCCCGCCGAACCTGTCCAATGTGTCGGAAAACATTTTCAACGCGGCGGATAAAATTGTAGTACCGCTGATTCCCACCACGCTTTCCGTGCGCAGTTTTGAGCAAATATTGCGATTTTTTGAGAAAAAAGGCTACAAAACCCGTAAAATAATCGCGTTTTTCTCGATGGTGGAAAAGCGCAAACTGCTCCATCGCGAAGTAATGGCTGAAATGATTTCCGGGTACGACAATATTTTGCCCGTTGCCATTCCTTTTCGCTCCGATGTAGAAAAAATGGGTATCTACCGGACGCCGGTTCAACTACTCGCACCGCGATCGCCGGTGGTGAAGGCTTACCGGGAATTGTGGAAAGCGTTGCAAACGCCTGCAAAATGA